A single region of the Populus nigra chromosome 2, ddPopNigr1.1, whole genome shotgun sequence genome encodes:
- the LOC133682240 gene encoding uncharacterized protein LOC133682240: MDVSLCSTFVLSNDDEDDFFEETNRAATTHEETKQRPEFESDFTGLLGTQTQLASTLTTSEVSPWYLYPEIIEICKHAALSDESTHEGDNQLALVPYVYVEVDSVACRGVATQKISCFTAKDGLNQHINYDSGLQQQMGHKKKQKSTGIGPSFTTFITPIADPYELSALEVGNKKSHRKKATKLTRRSHSLRRRKSRQMGKQSGKQSETVIVEYSIFDNGIKNRNAIIKAGKELIGEDEASSSSYRPDNNAGDEANEPAHFDKRAEATACWEVGQAILQGHDDSTLMTQTLQGFLDREQEEWILRKKP; the protein is encoded by the coding sequence ATGGATGTATCATTGTGCTCAACATTTGTGCTATCTAATGACgatgaagatgatttttttgaGGAAACTAATAGAGCAGCAACGACTCACGAAGAGACAAAACAAAGACCCGAATTTGAATCCGATTTCACTGGTTTGTTGGGCACCCAAACTCAGCTTGCTAGCACACTCACCACGTCTGAAGTTTCACCGTGGTACCTCTACCCAGAAATTATTGAAATCTGCAAACATGCGGCTTTATCTGATGAGAGTACGCATGAAGGCGATAACCAGTTAGCCTTGGTACCTTACGTATATGTCGAGGTGGATTCAGTTGCATGCAGAGGGGTGGCTACGCAAAAAATTTCTTGCTTTACTGCTAAGGATGGGCTGAATCAACATATAAATTATGACAGTGGACTCCAACAGCAGATGGGCCATAAGAAAAAGCAGAAATCAACGGGCATTGGGCCATCTTTTACAACCTTCATCACTCCTATTGCTGATCCATATGAGCTTAGTGCTCTGGAAGTAGGAAACAAGAAATCTCACAGAAAAAAAGCAACGAAGCTCACACGCAGATCACACTCTCTTAGGAGGAGGAAATCACGTCAAATGGGAAAACAAAGTGGTAAGCAATCAGAGACCGTAATTGTTGAATACTCAATTTTTGATAATGGGATAAAGAACAGAAATGCTATTATCAAAGCTGGTAAGGAATTGATTGGTGAGGATGAGGCAAGTAGTTCAAGTTATAGACCCGACAACAATGCTGGTGATGAAGCAAATGAGCCTGCACATTTTGATAAAAGGGCAGAAGCCACTGCTTGCTGGGAAGTTGGACAAGCTATTCTCCAAGGGCATGACGATAGCACACTCATGACTCAGACACTACAGGGATTCCTAGACCGAGAGCAGGAAGAGTGGATCCTAAGGAAGAAGCCGTGA
- the LOC133682716 gene encoding desmethyl-deoxy-podophyllotoxin synthase-like, producing the protein MEHQFASTILVTILVTSISYVILWIWKKSKVRNSNLNLPPGPSQLPLIGNMHNLVGSLPHHRFRDMAKKYGPVIHLRLGEVTHVLISSAETAKEVMKTHDLIFAQRPALLAVKILSYNCIDIAFAPYGDYWRMLRKLCVLELLSAKRVRSFRSIREEEVWRVVRSISSSAWSPVNFSRMISSLTYCITSRAAFGKICKGEDVFIPAVKEANKAAGGYSLADVYPSIKFLSVISGMRLTLEKIHARLDKILQDIINEHRSKKEMAAKTGADEEEHDLVDVLLGIQDQGDTEFSLTDNNIKAIILDLFVAGTDTSSTTVVWAMSEMVKHPRVMKKAQEEVRQVFGEKGTVDEAGLHELNYLKLAIKETFRLHPPVPLLLPRESREDCQINGYDIPIKSKVIVNVSAIGRDPTYWNEPERFYPERFLDNSIDYKGTDFELLPFGAGRKMCPGILFGTVNVELPLAQLLFHFDWNLPKGLKPEDLDMSEVFGAVVTRKNDLCLIPIPRHPLPGN; encoded by the exons ATGGAGCACCAATTTGCATCTACAATTTTAGTCACCATTCTGGTCACCAGCATTAGCTACGTGATATTGTGGATATGGAAGAAATCAAAAGTCAGAAACTCAAATCTGAATCTGCCACCAGGTCCTTCACAGCTACCTCTAATCGGAAACATGCACAATTTAGTTGGCTCTTTACCTCATCACCGCTTCCGAGATATGGCCAAGAAATATGGACCTGTTATCCACCTCCGACTCGGTGAAGTTACTCATGTTCTTATCTCTTCAGCTGAAACTGCTAAAGAAGTGATGAAGACCCATGATCTCATTTTTGCTCAAAGGCCAGCTCTGCTTGCGGTGAAAATTCTAAGCTATAATTGCATAGATATTGCATTTGCACCATATGGAGATTACTGGAGGATGCTGCGAAAATTGTGTGTCTTGGAGCTGCTAAGTGCTAAACGTGTGCGATCTTTCAGATCAATCAGGGAAGAAGAGGTATGGAGGGTTGTTAGATCTATTTCTTCTAGTGCATGGTCTCCCGTCAATTTCAGTAGAATGATAAGTTCTCTTACATATTGCATCACTTCAAGAGCAGCCTTTGGTAAGATATGCAAGGGAGAGGATGTGTTCATACCAGCTGTCAAGGAAGCTAATAAGGCAGCAGGAGGTTATAGCCTTGCTGATGTATATCCTTCAATTAAGTTTCTCTCTGTGATCAGTGGGATGAGACTTACCCTCGAGAAGATTCATGCGCGATTGGATAAGATCTTGCAAGACATCATCAATGAACATAGGTCTAAGAAGGAGATGGCCGCAAAAACAGGCGCTGATGAAGAAGAGCATGACCTTGTCGATGTTCTTTTAGGTATTCAGGACCAAGGAGACACTGAATTTTCATTGACCGACAACAACATCAAAGCAATCATCCTG GACCTGTTCGTTGCTGGCACTGACACATCGTCTACTACGGTAGTATGGGCAATGTCGGAAATGGTAAAACATCCAAGAGTAATGAAAAAGGCACAAGAAGAGGTGAGACAAGTATTTGGTGAAAAAGGAACTGTTGATGAAGCAGGCCTTCATGAATTAAACTACTTAAAGTTGGCCATCAAAGAAACTTTCAGATTACACCCTCCAGTTCCTCTGCTACTTCCAAGAGAAAGTAGAGAGGATTGCCAGATAAATGGTTATGACATACCTATCAAATCCAAAGTCATTGTGAACGTAAGTGCGATCGGAAGGGACCCAACTTATTGGAATGAACCTGAGAGATTTTATCCAGAGAGGTTCCTTGATAATTCAATTGATTACAAGGGAACCGATTTCGAACTCCTCCCATTTGGTGCTGGAAGAAAGATGTGCCCTGGAATCTTGTTTGGTACGGTTAACGTGGAGCTTCCACTAGCACAATTGCTATTCCATTTTGATTGGAATCTCCCCAAGGGGCTGAAACCAGAAGACCTGGACATGTCCGAGGTTTTTGGAGCAGTAGTAACAAGGAAGAATGATCTCTGCTTAATTCCAATTCCACGCCATCCTCTACCTGGAAATTAA
- the LOC133682442 gene encoding uncharacterized protein LOC133682442 codes for MVSVIISMGSIIVWNVCGLGGREKKRCLRNLGRKFDLHILGILETKLETLNDFTITAIWGRHPRAWYAVPSLGLSGGILCIWNPDLFCVSSCSVAMNGRILHIEGTFTQSNLDCLVSFVYALNGGNLKNELWTYLVTFKDSVSKPWCLAGDFNETLFPSDSKGGSQITSSMTRFKNCIDGCNLMELPLNGRKFTWSRGNAASRIDRIFVSGDWLQTFPSSTLFGLSKYSSDHRPLHLLLDSTNWGLKPFRFMNCWWLVSDFRNMIQSFWSSIMVSKSGTRKMVPALKMLKERCRQWSKANVGSMNNRIAELELEADSMDRKNECRVLSADELIRSNSIASRLKILYKAQESAWHQKSRIQWCKLGDKNTRFFHLAATTRHKKNQLACLEVDGQILSKPIDVKLAVFNFFRNLYSHQNRPRASCSNLEFSRLKPSSSAALELPFSADEIKTAVWDCDGNKAPGPDGINFLFIKKAWNIIGEDII; via the coding sequence ATGGTCTCTGTAATCATTTCTATGGGTAGTATAATTGTATGGAATGTATGTGGCTTaggagggagagaaaaaaagagatgttTGAGGAATCTTGGTagaaaatttgatcttcatatcTTGGGTATTTTGGAAACAAAATTGGAAACTTTGAATGATTTCACTATTACTGCtatatggggtcgtcatcctaGGGCTTGGTATGCAGTTCCCTCATTAGGCCTTTCGGGGGGAATATTATGTATATGGAATCCGGATCTTTTTTGTGTCTCTAGCTGTTCTGTTGCTATGAATGGCCGTATTTTGCATATTGAAGGCACCTTCACTCAGTCCAATCTAGATTGCCTAGTCTCTTTTGTATATGCTCTGAATGGTGGGAACCTGAAGAATGAGTTGTGGACTTATCTTGTTACATTCAAGGATAGTGTTAGCAAGCCATGGTGTCTTGCAGGTGATTTTAACGAAACCTTATTCCCGTCAGATAGTAAAGGCGGCTCACAAATAACATCTTCCATGACAAGATTTAAAAATTGCATTGATGGTTGTAATCTTATGGAGCTCCCCTTAAATGGGAGAAAATTTACATGGTCTCGAGGTAATGCGGCGAGCCGTATTGATAGAATATTTGTATCGGGGGATTGGTTGCAGACTTTCCCATCATCTACCTTATTCGGTCTCTCAAAATATTCATCTGATCATAGGCCTCTGCATCTGTTACTAGACTCTACAAATTGGGGCCTGAAACCTTTTCGCTTCATGAATTGCTGGTGGCTTGTGTCTGATTTCAGGAATATGATTCAGAGCTTTTGGAGTTCAATCATGGTTTCAAAATCTGGCACAAGGAAAATGGTCCCAGCTTTAAAGATGTTGAAAGAGAGATGTCGGCAATGGAGTAAAGCTAATGTGGGAAGCATGAATAACAGAATTGCAGAACTGGAACTTGAAGCTGACTCAATGGATCGTAAAAATGAGTGCAGGGTCTTGAGTGCTGATGAACTGATTAGAAGTAATTCCATTGCCTCCCGGCTCAAAATCCTGTATAAAGCTCAAGAGTCTGCCTGGCATCAGAAGTCAAGAATTCAGTGGTGTAAGCTTGGAGATAAAAATACTCGATTCTTTCATTTAGCTGCAACAACAAGACATAAAAAGAATCAGCTTGCATGCCTGGAGGTTGATGGTCAGATCCTATCTAAACCAATTGATGTGAAGCTAGCTGTCTTTAACTTTTTTCGCAACCTATACTCCCACCAGAACAGACCTAGAGCTTCATGTTCAAACCTGGAATTCTCAAGGCTGAAGCCTTCATCCTCGGCTGCTCTTGAATTGCCTTTTTCTGCAGATGAGATTAAAACAGCTGTGTGGGATTGTGATGGAAATAAAGCTCCAGGTCCTGATGGTATTAACTTCCTTTTCATCAAGAAAGCATGGAACATTATAGGTGAGGACATTATCTAG